The window TGCGAGAATAAAGGTTCCCCCGCAGATCCCCCCAATTATGGTCTTTCTCCGGTGCAACTCAGCTATGAACCTCAGTAGCTCAGGATTATCCTGGATGTTCTCTGTAATCCCACCTGGCACGATGAAAACATCGATATCATCCAGACTAAGCTCATCCAGACCATATTCTACAACCACCTTCTGTCCCTCGGTGCATTGATAGATGCCCTTTTCGAGGCCTACCGCCAGGATATTCTGCTTACGAAATTCATGACAAGCGAATACAATTTCGTGGTTAGCAAATTGTTCAAAATAGAATATACAGACGTTCATTGTTTTCTCCGATTTTCGCAGCATAAACACGATGCAGCCTTTATTTCACCCCGAGGCTAGGTAATCCCCTGGGCAGAAGAATATCTATAGAGCATTTCAGCCACCGTGTAAACCCGGGCCTCCAGGATGTCGGGCCTTACAATCACCCAAGATATGATACACTTATTCGTAGATTGCACGATAAAAGGAGCTCAGATGCAGTATATTGGATTGTTGCGCGGCATAAACGTGGGGGGCAATAACAAGGTTCCCATGGCCGAGCTGCGCCAGGCCCTTGAGACAGCAGGCTTCCGGGAGGTTCGCACCTATATTGCTTCGGGAAACGTCCTATTCCGCCACCCATCCGGGTCGATCCAGGAGGTTCAGACCCTCTTTGAGGCAGTGATGAGCCGTGACTTCGGGATTGCCACCAGGGTTCTAGTTCTGCCCGAGGACCGGTTCAGGGTGATTTGCAGCGCCGTGCCCCCCGATTGGACCAACGACAAGGAGCAAAAATCCGATATCCTCTTTCTCTTTCCCGAAGAGGATAGCCCGGAAACCCTGGAACGTATGGGACCGAAAGCCGATATTGACCAGGCTCGCTACGTTCCCGGAGCCATCCTCTGGAAGGTTTCCAGAGCGAATCAAACCCGCTCCGCCCTCCTGGCGGTAGTGGGCACGAAACTCTACAAGGCTATGACCATCCGGAATGTGAACACCCTGAGAAAACTGCAGTCCATGCTGGAGACTTCCCAGGGCTGATGCCGGGCTATCCAGCCCTCATTGAGCTTTTGCCCTCTACCCATAGATTTATTCCCCGT is drawn from Spirochaeta lutea and contains these coding sequences:
- a CDS encoding DJ-1/PfpI family protein, with protein sequence MNVCIFYFEQFANHEIVFACHEFRKQNILAVGLEKGIYQCTEGQKVVVEYGLDELSLDDIDVFIVPGGITENIQDNPELLRFIAELHRRKTIIGGICGGTFILAKSGILKNTPCTGHFIRFEAGTPEIALFSDADLRDEDVVVHDNIVTAKGKAFIEFALALADTAGLFRAREEYENERSWLKNSI
- a CDS encoding DUF1697 domain-containing protein, whose product is MQYIGLLRGINVGGNNKVPMAELRQALETAGFREVRTYIASGNVLFRHPSGSIQEVQTLFEAVMSRDFGIATRVLVLPEDRFRVICSAVPPDWTNDKEQKSDILFLFPEEDSPETLERMGPKADIDQARYVPGAILWKVSRANQTRSALLAVVGTKLYKAMTIRNVNTLRKLQSMLETSQG